Genomic DNA from Nitrosarchaeum sp.:
TGGAGTTTCTTTTGGTGTTTCTTTCTTTACTTCTTTAGCTGGAGTTTCTTTTGGTGTTTCTTTCTTTACTTCTTTAGCTGGAGTTTCTTTTGGTGTTTCTTTCTTTACTTCTTTAGCTGGAGTTTCTGGTTCATCAGTAAATGGGGAAACCAAAATGTAACCTTCATCTGTTTTACTCATTCTAACTCTAATTTTTCGTGGAGGACTACGTACTCCTTTTGACCAAATAATATGAGCAAGATCTTCTTCAATTTTGATTTCAGATGTCTTCATGTGATGTCGAGCAAATTCTTTAATCATGTTAATAGCTCGTGGTGCACGATGTGTATCCACTGAAAGTAAAACTTTACCTAAATTGATAGTATACACTCTTTCTAATTCTTGAGACATCTAGCCAACCTCCACATCTGTTGATCTCCAAGCTCTACGCTTTGGATTTGATCTAACATCTCTTTTAGTCCTAAGAATAATCCAAGCTGGGACAGCTGAAGTCTGTCTAGTCTTTTTTAACAGACGAATTTTTCTTGGAGATGACTTGCGTGCAGCCATATTTTTCAGGCACGAAGAGCTCTTTTTAAATGAATCTCAGGAATTTAGGCGATGTGTAATTTGTTTTAGTATTCTTGCAGAAGCTCCCCAGACAATTTTATTTTGATACTCAAAGGTAAACATTTCTTGAATTCGGTTATGACTTGGATCAGGATCTTTGGCCATTGTTTTCAAAAAAGAATCTAAAGGAATATGAAAAATTTTTTCTACTTCGTTGTTTGCTGAAAGCGATGGGATTTCATCAACTATTGAAACAAATGGCAAGATAGTAAAACGAGAATTAAGAGTTACAACTGGTTCCAGTTGTCCTGTTACTTGTTCTTTTGAAATTCTCAAACCAATTTCTTCTTCAGTCTCACGTAATGCAGTGTCTAAAAGATCAGAATCGCTAGAATCAAATTTTCCTCCTGGAAATGAAATTTCCCCAGCATGAAAATTCAAATGCTTTGGTTTTTCAGTCATAACTACAATCGGTTCTTTTCCATAAATCACAACAAGAACAGATGCTAGTTTGTTTGTTCCATTGTT
This window encodes:
- a CDS encoding 50S ribosomal protein L31e is translated as MSQELERVYTINLGKVLLSVDTHRAPRAINMIKEFARHHMKTSEIKIEEDLAHIIWSKGVRSPPRKIRVRMSKTDEGYILVSPFTDEPETPAKEVKKETPKETPAKEVKKETPKETPAKEVKKETPKETP
- a CDS encoding CoA pyrophosphatase → MDLKTLKSLLSSKINPVLENNGTNKLASVLVVIYGKEPIVVMTEKPKHLNFHAGEISFPGGKFDSSDSDLLDTALRETEEEIGLRISKEQVTGQLEPVVTLNSRFTILPFVSIVDEIPSLSANNEVEKIFHIPLDSFLKTMAKDPDPSHNRIQEMFTFEYQNKIVWGASARILKQITHRLNS